The proteins below are encoded in one region of Aquisphaera giovannonii:
- a CDS encoding lysophospholipid acyltransferase family protein, with protein sequence MKIQHPLLIKAVGVAGSFLVRRLGDTIDYHFRYEDPLVNPEVARRLGGRYIYAFFHEVMLFPAHYWAWPTMHILISDHRDGELITQVVRRLGFGVVRGSTTRGGARALREMTTKIEQDNLCVTPDGPRGPRRHVHQGLVYLASRTGLPVVGAGMAFKGPWRARSWDRFAVPRPFCQAACVAPAAVVVPPDADRETLEACRLEVEARMNRAMGEAERWVEAL encoded by the coding sequence TTGAAGATCCAGCATCCGCTCCTGATCAAGGCCGTCGGGGTCGCCGGGTCGTTCCTCGTGCGTCGGCTCGGGGACACGATCGACTACCACTTCCGGTACGAGGATCCGCTCGTGAACCCGGAGGTCGCCCGGCGGCTCGGCGGCCGGTACATTTACGCCTTCTTCCACGAGGTCATGCTGTTCCCGGCGCACTACTGGGCGTGGCCGACGATGCACATCCTGATCAGCGACCATCGCGACGGGGAGCTCATCACCCAGGTGGTCAGGCGCCTGGGGTTCGGCGTCGTCCGGGGTTCCACGACCCGCGGCGGCGCGCGGGCGCTCCGCGAGATGACCACGAAGATCGAGCAGGACAACCTGTGCGTCACGCCCGACGGCCCGAGGGGTCCCAGGCGGCACGTCCACCAGGGGCTCGTCTACCTCGCCAGCCGGACCGGCCTGCCCGTGGTCGGTGCGGGGATGGCCTTCAAGGGCCCATGGCGGGCGAGGAGCTGGGACCGGTTCGCGGTGCCCAGGCCGTTCTGCCAGGCGGCCTGCGTCGCGCCCGCCGCCGTCGTCGTCCCGCCGGACGCCGACCGGGAGACCCTGGAGGCCTGCCGGCTGGAGGTCGAGGCCCGGATGAACCGGGCGATGGGCGAGGCCGAGCGCTGGGTCGAGGCGTTGTAG
- a CDS encoding chorismate transformation enzyme, FkbO/Hyg5 family: MITHAGPMLRKVSRDGCGYSVVELYDVRHVLAVAVPRGGGSLEVQAHDALRTIEAVHAEEGTRGSIVHQAVFIPTPELVPQCREIIRDFYGDEQPATSYVVQPPCDGKLLAVEAMGVGRGMGEVRIERFGDQAVRVTHNALSWLHCANVTPRDDVTGVYNQTISAMSRMRGVLAKRGIGFDRVIRMWNYLGSIVEDEGGVQRYKELNRARTAFFEGVHFLRGCQAGLPSSAEVYPAATGIGMQGTGLMLGCIALAMDDRPDVVAMPLENPNQTAAFHYGARYSPKSPKFARAMALSCGAFATIFVSGTASILGAETVHPGDAEAQTRQTLDNIEALISERNLRQHGLPGLGARLEDLGMIRVYVKRQDDYETARAVCRARLGDLPMVFAIADVCRPDLLVEIEGMAFSRRK, from the coding sequence ATGATCACGCATGCTGGTCCAATGCTCAGGAAGGTCAGCCGCGACGGCTGCGGCTACTCGGTGGTCGAGCTCTACGACGTCCGGCACGTCCTGGCGGTGGCCGTGCCCCGGGGCGGGGGATCCCTCGAGGTCCAGGCGCACGACGCCTTGCGGACCATCGAGGCGGTGCATGCCGAGGAGGGCACGAGGGGGTCGATCGTCCACCAGGCGGTCTTCATCCCCACGCCGGAGCTCGTCCCGCAATGCCGCGAGATCATCCGGGATTTCTACGGCGACGAGCAGCCGGCGACCTCGTACGTCGTGCAGCCTCCCTGCGACGGGAAGCTCCTGGCGGTCGAGGCCATGGGCGTCGGGCGGGGTATGGGGGAGGTCCGGATCGAGCGTTTCGGCGATCAGGCGGTGCGGGTGACGCACAATGCCCTGTCCTGGCTCCACTGCGCCAACGTCACGCCCCGCGACGACGTCACGGGCGTCTACAACCAGACCATCAGCGCGATGTCACGAATGCGCGGTGTGCTGGCGAAGCGGGGCATCGGCTTCGACCGCGTCATCCGGATGTGGAATTACCTGGGGAGCATCGTCGAGGACGAGGGCGGCGTCCAGCGCTACAAGGAGCTGAACCGGGCCCGGACGGCCTTCTTCGAGGGCGTCCATTTCCTGCGGGGTTGCCAGGCGGGCCTGCCCAGCTCGGCGGAGGTCTACCCGGCGGCGACGGGGATCGGCATGCAGGGCACGGGCCTGATGCTCGGCTGCATCGCGCTGGCGATGGACGACCGCCCGGACGTCGTGGCCATGCCGCTGGAGAACCCCAACCAGACCGCGGCTTTCCACTACGGCGCCCGCTACAGCCCGAAGAGCCCGAAGTTCGCCCGCGCCATGGCCCTCTCGTGCGGGGCCTTCGCCACGATCTTCGTCTCGGGGACGGCCAGCATCCTCGGGGCGGAGACGGTCCACCCGGGCGACGCGGAGGCCCAGACACGCCAGACCCTCGACAACATCGAGGCGCTGATCTCGGAGCGGAACCTCCGCCAGCACGGGCTGCCGGGCCTGGGGGCGAGGCTCGAGGACCTGGGCATGATCCGCGTCTACGTCAAGCGGCAGGACGACTACGAGACGGCGCGGGCCGTCTGCAGGGCCCGGCTGGGCGACCTGCCCATGGTCTTCGCCATCGCCGACGTCTGCCGCCCGGACCTCCTCGTCGAGATCGAGGGCATGGCGTTCTCGCGGCGGAAATGA
- a CDS encoding DUF2752 domain-containing protein, whose protein sequence is MDGHPIETRRLEGRPRWLLLLLSAGLLGILVLARGLEPDPRGYGTHTQLGLGPCAFRELTGRPCPTCGMTTAFAWLSRGDPGRSWGANPAGCVIALLAAPVATWLLACVWLGRPIGTPRIGEALMRLAVAVVVLGVICWSIRVLGAPVPPGIPGPPPAGFR, encoded by the coding sequence ATGGATGGTCACCCGATTGAGACGCGACGACTGGAGGGGAGGCCCCGGTGGCTCCTCCTCCTGCTGTCGGCCGGCCTGCTCGGGATCCTGGTTTTGGCGCGGGGGCTGGAACCCGACCCCCGCGGTTACGGAACTCACACGCAGCTCGGCCTCGGCCCTTGCGCGTTCCGGGAGTTGACGGGGCGTCCCTGCCCGACCTGCGGGATGACGACCGCCTTCGCCTGGCTCTCGCGGGGTGACCCGGGCCGGTCGTGGGGGGCCAACCCGGCGGGGTGCGTGATCGCCCTGCTGGCGGCGCCCGTCGCGACCTGGCTGCTCGCCTGCGTCTGGCTGGGGAGGCCGATCGGCACGCCGAGAATCGGCGAGGCGCTCATGCGGCTCGCGGTGGCGGTCGTCGTCCTCGGCGTCATTTGCTGGTCCATTCGTGTCCTCGGTGCACCCGTCCCGCCGGGAATCCCCGGGCCCCCGCCGGCCGGATTCCGGTAA
- a CDS encoding ThuA domain-containing protein — MRVDRRSFVRSLAGGFPAIHVLGSKDSRGEEPAPGRAPAKDEPLRVRIWCERTAPKAVYPDDVDGALAGHLGRGDGIELARSQIGDPQAGLSDALLDRTDVLIWWGHLRHDDLPDDRAAAVARRVQEGRLGFVALYASCCSKPFKELMKTSCQPGGWREDGRPEHVSVKAPDHPIARGIAPFTIPRTDMYCEPFAVPKPEAVVFVSSWEKGETLRSGLTWTVGEGRVAYLRTGPDGYPVLFHPSVRRAVSNSALWAGRRC; from the coding sequence ATGCGCGTCGATCGCCGATCGTTCGTGCGCTCGCTGGCCGGTGGATTCCCGGCCATACACGTCCTCGGCTCGAAAGATTCGCGTGGCGAGGAGCCGGCCCCGGGGCGGGCACCTGCGAAAGACGAGCCTCTGCGGGTCCGAATCTGGTGCGAGCGGACTGCGCCGAAGGCCGTCTACCCGGACGACGTCGACGGCGCCCTGGCGGGTCATCTTGGCCGCGGGGACGGCATCGAGCTGGCCCGATCGCAGATCGGCGATCCGCAGGCGGGCCTCTCCGATGCCCTCCTGGACCGCACCGACGTCCTGATCTGGTGGGGGCACCTGCGGCATGATGATCTGCCCGACGACCGGGCCGCGGCGGTCGCCCGTCGCGTCCAGGAAGGGCGGCTCGGCTTCGTCGCGCTCTATGCCTCGTGCTGCAGCAAGCCCTTCAAGGAGCTCATGAAGACCTCCTGCCAGCCCGGCGGCTGGCGGGAGGACGGGCGCCCGGAGCACGTCAGCGTCAAGGCCCCCGACCACCCGATCGCCCGCGGGATCGCCCCGTTCACGATCCCCAGGACCGACATGTACTGCGAGCCCTTCGCCGTGCCGAAGCCGGAGGCCGTCGTCTTCGTCTCCTCCTGGGAGAAGGGCGAGACGCTCCGGAGCGGCCTGACCTGGACCGTGGGGGAAGGCCGCGTCGCCTACCTGCGGACCGGGCCCGACGGCTACCCGGTCCTCTTCCACCCGTCCGTCCGCCGCGCCGTGTCCAACTCCGCCCTGTGGGCCGGCCGCCGTTGCTGA
- the katE gene encoding catalase produces MAAPSEDARKSARYDDLEVQVGPGGETHQVADAQHPTLTTQQGIPVADDQNSLRAGARGPTLLEDFHFREKMFHFDHERIPERVVHARGYGAHGYFETYKPLTDVTRADLFQRAGEKTPVFVRFSTVAGNKGSSDLARDVRGFAVKFYTKEGNWDLVGNNIPVFFIQDAIKFPDFVHSVKQEPDRDFPQAQSAHDNFWDFVSLSPESMHMIMWVMSDRAIPRSFRTMEGFGVHTFRLVNAEGKSTFVKFHWKPKQGLQSVVWNEAVKINGADPDFHRRDLWDAIEAGNFPEWELGLQLFDQDFADKFDFDLLDATKLIPEEILPVRRVGRLVLDRRVDNFFMETEQVAFCTQNVVPGIDFSDDPLLQGRNFSYLDTQLKRLGGPNFTHIPVNAPKCPFHNFQQDGHMAMRNPKGRVNYEPNSWSAEENPREDPLKGYRSYAEPVSGTKVRIRSETFADHYSQARQFYISQTPIEQAHIANAITFELSKVETPKIRSRVVSHLRNIDEDLAKKVAEGIRLKQMPEPATAMKPTRKDLPASPALSIVLNGPKSFAGRKVGALVTDGVDATILAALAGALKEEGAMLKLVAPEVGGVKDSEGIWHDADEKLEGGPSVLFDAVALLPSKAGAARLVTLPAARDFVADAVAHRKFIACVEAAEPLLEKAGVSSNVDAGFIPLKAPKDCKAFVTACRKVRFWDRVNAER; encoded by the coding sequence ATGGCCGCACCCAGTGAAGATGCACGCAAGTCCGCCCGCTACGACGACCTGGAAGTCCAGGTCGGACCGGGAGGTGAGACGCACCAGGTCGCGGACGCCCAGCATCCGACGCTCACCACACAGCAGGGGATCCCGGTGGCGGACGACCAGAACTCGCTGCGGGCGGGGGCCCGCGGGCCGACGCTCCTCGAGGACTTCCACTTCCGCGAGAAGATGTTCCACTTCGACCACGAGCGCATCCCGGAGCGCGTGGTCCACGCCCGCGGCTACGGCGCGCACGGCTACTTCGAGACCTACAAGCCCCTCACGGACGTCACCCGCGCCGACCTCTTCCAGCGGGCCGGCGAGAAGACCCCGGTCTTCGTCCGCTTCTCCACGGTCGCGGGCAACAAGGGCTCGTCCGACCTGGCCCGCGACGTCCGCGGCTTCGCCGTGAAGTTCTACACGAAGGAGGGCAACTGGGACCTCGTCGGCAACAACATCCCGGTCTTCTTCATCCAGGACGCCATCAAGTTCCCGGACTTCGTCCACTCCGTGAAGCAGGAGCCCGACCGCGACTTCCCCCAGGCCCAGAGCGCCCACGACAACTTCTGGGACTTCGTCTCGCTCTCGCCGGAGAGCATGCACATGATCATGTGGGTCATGTCCGACCGGGCGATCCCGCGATCGTTCCGCACCATGGAGGGCTTCGGCGTCCACACGTTCCGCCTCGTGAACGCGGAGGGCAAGTCCACGTTCGTCAAGTTCCATTGGAAGCCGAAGCAGGGGCTGCAGTCGGTCGTCTGGAACGAGGCCGTGAAGATCAACGGGGCGGACCCGGACTTCCACCGCAGGGACCTCTGGGACGCCATCGAGGCGGGCAACTTCCCGGAATGGGAACTCGGCCTCCAGCTCTTCGACCAAGACTTCGCGGACAAGTTCGACTTCGACCTCCTGGACGCGACGAAGCTGATCCCCGAGGAGATCCTCCCGGTCCGCCGGGTCGGCCGCCTCGTCCTGGACCGCCGCGTGGACAACTTCTTCATGGAGACCGAGCAGGTCGCCTTCTGCACGCAGAACGTCGTGCCCGGGATCGACTTCAGCGACGACCCGCTGCTGCAGGGGCGGAACTTCTCGTACCTGGACACGCAGCTCAAGCGGCTGGGAGGCCCCAACTTCACGCACATCCCGGTCAACGCCCCGAAGTGCCCGTTCCACAACTTCCAGCAGGACGGGCACATGGCCATGCGGAACCCCAAGGGCCGGGTCAATTACGAGCCGAACTCCTGGTCCGCGGAGGAGAACCCCCGAGAGGATCCGCTGAAGGGCTATCGGTCCTATGCCGAGCCGGTGTCCGGCACGAAGGTGCGGATCCGGTCCGAGACGTTCGCCGACCACTACAGCCAGGCCCGCCAGTTCTACATCAGCCAGACGCCCATCGAGCAGGCGCACATCGCCAACGCGATCACGTTCGAGCTGAGCAAGGTGGAGACCCCGAAGATCCGCTCCCGGGTCGTCTCCCACCTGCGGAACATCGACGAGGACCTGGCGAAGAAGGTCGCGGAGGGGATCCGCCTGAAGCAGATGCCTGAGCCGGCGACCGCCATGAAGCCGACGCGGAAGGACCTGCCGGCGTCCCCTGCGCTGAGCATCGTCCTGAATGGGCCCAAGTCGTTCGCCGGCCGCAAGGTCGGGGCGCTCGTCACCGACGGCGTGGACGCGACGATCCTGGCCGCCCTCGCCGGCGCGCTGAAGGAGGAGGGGGCGATGCTCAAGCTCGTGGCCCCCGAGGTCGGCGGCGTCAAGGACTCCGAGGGCATCTGGCACGACGCCGACGAGAAGCTGGAGGGGGGCCCGTCGGTCCTCTTCGACGCGGTCGCGCTCCTGCCGTCCAAGGCGGGGGCCGCGAGGCTCGTCACCCTGCCCGCGGCGCGCGATTTCGTCGCCGATGCCGTGGCGCACCGTAAGTTCATCGCCTGCGTGGAGGCGGCCGAGCCTCTCCTCGAGAAGGCGGGCGTCTCATCCAACGTGGACGCGGGATTCATCCCACTCAAGGCCCCGAAGGACTGCAAGGCCTTCGTCACCGCCTGCCGCAAGGTCCGCTTCTGGGACCGCGTCAACGCCGAGCGTTGA